From the Lathyrus oleraceus cultivar Zhongwan6 chromosome 4, CAAS_Psat_ZW6_1.0, whole genome shotgun sequence genome, one window contains:
- the LOC127137357 gene encoding uncharacterized protein LOC127137357 has translation MASDQENSQDANAPDDTSEKEITRGITIMKSIIRDRDKAVTYNVNWNADNQLIGSNAAKLASYIGTLVRMHIPITATRWSNKELGSAKDKIWTEILRSFNIEDTTIRKKYILQLAGKRHRGWRTFLTNKYLKDKEKKFVEYDPEYPVKYAIFITEEEWVAFVAQRRDENFKKVSATNRERASNPTYAYKKGRLGYARLEEKILDETKSDATSLPPHVLWKEARVGKDGTVRDDVQHIYDECETLSQSISTAEDQENRSVLSRALNVPEYPGRVRGKGHGCTPTSLYKNPRRRNPSNQEVMETLQALQAQVLQLQKDNERYRCMEKCSSQLKETSEKASINCQNKFPEGISSCQLYLSSPTYRLVGKGKVHNTSGDLLHHRPLPDGHLKVSVDVVLDKDALLPIPDIVSETTLLRDAIGSFVAWPLDLIFIDDETPTKPASKDKGILRHNESVASQKEVFAQGSQQLSQKIGSRQKNKRDLPVTSLPKKGAFVPRYQISLETLVDSSDMATAGAIRLLDMEEDIFGYSCTETIGKEDLEHIFRHQELGVGVIHTYIRFLYDNFMRGNDQLSNRFRFVSSSLVNKALICREPDSCREYLVKRFMASSTNNLYLWPYNSGCHWLLLAIDPLKEVVYFLNSIDGEWTNYPDMKQLVDTSIKVFRSQRQARVPRTKSSNITWIKVQCPLQRNGIDCGYFVMRFMREIINMNQIEIPITELIDWLNYW, from the exons ATGGCTAGTGATCAAGAAAACTCACAAGATGCAAATGCTCCTGATGATACTTCAGAAAAAGAAATTACACGAGGCATCACTATTATGAAGAGTATCATTCGTGATAGAGATAAAGCAGTAACATATAATGTAAATTGGAATGCTGATAACCAACTAATTGGGTCTAATGCTGCAAAGTTGGCAAGCTACATTGGTACACTTGTTCGTATGCACATTCCAATCACTGCTACAAGATGGAGTAATAAAGAGTTGGGTAGCGCTAAAGATAAGATTTGGACTGAGATACTG AGGTCTTTTAACATTGAAGATACAACTATCCGAAAAAAGTATATActtcaattggccggaaaaagacaCAGAGGGTGGAGAACGTTTTTAACAAACAAGTATCTTAAGGACAAAGAAAAAAAATTTGTTGAATATGATCCGGAATATCCAGTGAAGTATGCGATCTTCATTACAGAAGAAGAATGGGTTGCTTTTGTAGCCCAAAGAAGAGACGAAAATTTCAAGAAAGTGAGTGCCACAAATCGCGAAAGAGCGTCAAATCCCACgtatgcatacaaaaaagggcgtTTGGGATATGCACGCTTAGAGGAAAAAATT TTAGACGAGAcgaaaagtgacgcaacatcaCTTCCGCCACATGTTTTGTGGAAAGAAGCTCGTGTGGGAAAGGATGGAACTGTTAGGGATGACGTTCAACATATTTATGATGAATGT GAGACCCTATCTCAATCGATAAGCACAGCTGAGGACCAGGAGAACAGGAGCGTACTTAGTAGAGcactaaatgttcctgagtatcCCGGTCGGGTGAGGGGTAAAGGGCATGGTTGTACTCCAACTTCCTTGTATAAGAATCCAAGGAGAAGAAATCCTagcaatcaagaagtgatggAGACGTTGCAGGCATTACAAGCGCAAGTTCTTCAATTGCAAAAGGATAATGAGAGATATAGGTGTATGGAAAAGTGCAGTTCACAGTTGAAAGAAACTAGTGAGAAAGCCAGTATCAATTGTCAAAAtaaatttcccgag ggcatttcatCTTGTCAGCTATACTTATCGTCACCGACTTATCGCctagttggcaagggaaaagtgcacaacacttcgggaGATTTACTTCACCATAGACCGCTCCCGGATGGACACCTTAAAGTATCGGTTGATGTTGTATTAGATAAGGATGCGTTGCTACCGATACCTGACATTGTTTCAGAGACAACATTGCTGCGAGATGCAATAGGATCATTTGTTGCATGGCCCTTGGATCTCATTTTCATTGATGATGAG ACGCCTACAAAACCCGCATCTAAGGATAAAGGGATTTTGCGGCACAACGAgtctgttgcatcacaaaaagaG GTATTTGCTCAAGGGTCACAACAACTGAGCCAGAAAATTGGTAGTCGACAGAAAAACAAAAGGGATCTTCCAGTGACTTCTTTGCCAAAAAAAGGTGCTTTTGTGCCTCGATACCAGATATCTCTTGAAACACTTGTTGACTCATCAGATATGGCAACAGCTGGTGCTATTCGCTTACTGGATATGGAGGAAGATATCTTTGGTTATTCATGCACTGAAACAATCGGAAAAGAAGATCTGGAACATATTTTTCGGCATCAAGAATTAGGCGTCGGTGTTATACACACATACATCCG GTTCTTGTATGACAATTTCATGCGCGGGAATGATCAATTGTCAAACAGATTCCGTTTCGTGTCTTCCTCCCTGGTCAACAAAGCATTAATTTGTAGGGAACCAGATTCATGTAGAGAGTACTTAGTCAAGAGATTCATGGCCAGCAGTACAAACAACTTGTATCTTTGGCCGTATAATTCAGG GTGTCACTGGTTGTTGCTTGCTATTGATCCTTTAAAAGAAGTGGTATATTTTCTGAATTCGATAGATGGTGAATGGACAAATTATCCGGATATGAAGCAATTAGTTGATAC atCAATAAAAGTGTTCCGATCTCAAAGACAAGCTCGAGTACCACGTACTAAATCCAGCAACATTACGTGGATAAAAGTGCAG TGTCCTCTACAGCGCAACGGTATCGATTGCGGATACTTTGTAATGAGGTTTATGAGGGAAATCATTAATATGAATCAAATAGAGATTCCAATCACG